In Candidatus Nitrosotalea sinensis, the sequence CAAAGGATACGCAGAGATGCTCAAAATCTCATCTATCTTAAAATCAAGTCTTGAGTCAGTTCCAGGACATTTGGAATTCAAGGGAACAATAAGTTCTGGAATGGGCGAGGGTGCATACTATATGTCCATGAAAGGATACACAAAGCAATTCAAAACAAAACTGGGGTATGTCCCGTTTCCCGGTACCCTAAATGTGAAATTAAAAGACAAGGAGTCTATTGAAGCCAAGCGCTCCCTTGATGCATATCCTGCAATAATGGTTGATGGATTCTCAGATGGGAAGAGAACCTATGGATGGGTCAAGTGCTACCCTGCAAAAATAAACGGCATAAATGCAGCGTTGATACTACTTGAGAGAACGCACCATGATGACTCCATTGTAGAACTGATCTCTGAAGAAAATATCAAAAAGGCAACTAAACTCTCAACAGGCTCCAAGGTAACAATTAGAGTACCAATGAGTGCAAAGATTACACAAAACTAGATCCCATAAATTGACTTGCCATAATCATGCTCTATCTTGGAACTCTTGATGTCTGGTATTGGTGATTGGAGTCGTGCAATGGAGACATCAATTCCAATTTTTTTGCATCCATCTGTGATGAACTTTTCTTGATGTATCTGATCGTATCCTAGTGCAATAATGTTTGGTTTTACAAGCTCAACTGACTTGAAAATGTCTCCCTCTTGTCCCACTATTGCCAAATCCACCATTGAAAGTGATCTTACCAAATCTCTCCTAAGTTCCATGTTGTGAAGTGGTATCCTGTTCTTCATCTTCTGTGCAGTCTTGTCTGTTGCAATGACCACTACAAGCACATTGCCAAGCGCCTTGGCAGCACGAAGTGTGTGAATGTGTCCCGGATGTATGATGTCAAACACTCCTCCTGCAAGAACTATGCGAATAGAATTCTTCCCAATCTCTGTCAGAGATTTTCTATTACCTTCTATGAATCCGTTTTTTACAAGATGGTCTATTCTCTCTTCTAGATATTCTGTACTTAGTGCAAGTTTTCTTCGTATGATGTCAGTAGCAGTCTCACCTGAGATTGATGCCACAAAAAATGCTGTGATTATCTCTTTATCAAATGCGTCCAAATTTATTCCCTAGAGCGAAACTATTACAATTTGATTTATCTATAAACTCTGTGCCCAGGGATCTATTCCTCTTGATAGCCTCAGC encodes:
- a CDS encoding DUF120 domain-containing protein; amino-acid sequence: MPDLKIQHILTLAELFTKGARYNFVPITTSSLGKSINKSQQSASKHLVELEASGYVERLRSGQRVSVRITNKGYAEMLKISSILKSSLESVPGHLEFKGTISSGMGEGAYYMSMKGYTKQFKTKLGYVPFPGTLNVKLKDKESIEAKRSLDAYPAIMVDGFSDGKRTYGWVKCYPAKINGINAALILLERTHHDDSIVELISEENIKKATKLSTGSKVTIRVPMSAKITQN
- a CDS encoding adenylyltransferase/cytidyltransferase family protein is translated as MDAFDKEIITAFFVASISGETATDIIRRKLALSTEYLEERIDHLVKNGFIEGNRKSLTEIGKNSIRIVLAGGVFDIIHPGHIHTLRAAKALGNVLVVVIATDKTAQKMKNRIPLHNMELRRDLVRSLSMVDLAIVGQEGDIFKSVELVKPNIIALGYDQIHQEKFITDGCKKIGIDVSIARLQSPIPDIKSSKIEHDYGKSIYGI